A window of the Branchiibius hedensis genome harbors these coding sequences:
- a CDS encoding potassium channel family protein yields MRVVIVGAGSVGRSIARELLHNGHEVLLIDKYADERRTRQVPDASWLLGDACEIATLVEASAEDSDVMVCATGDDKANLVVSLLAKTEFGVGRTVARVNNPKNEWMFDDAWGVDVAVSTPRLMTALVEEAVTIGDLVRLFQFQQGRATMVEITVPEDSPTIGRAVRELKLPADSVLVGIIRDEQPLAPSDDDTVEALDELLFLTTSDAESELGAVLTGRSPETIRTIESF; encoded by the coding sequence ATGCGAGTCGTCATCGTCGGAGCCGGAAGCGTCGGACGCTCCATTGCCCGCGAATTGCTGCACAACGGCCACGAGGTGCTGCTAATAGACAAGTACGCCGATGAGCGGCGCACGCGGCAGGTCCCGGACGCGTCGTGGTTGCTGGGCGACGCCTGTGAGATCGCGACCCTCGTCGAGGCGTCAGCAGAAGACTCCGATGTGATGGTCTGCGCGACCGGTGACGACAAAGCGAACTTGGTCGTCTCCCTGCTCGCCAAGACCGAGTTCGGGGTTGGCCGCACCGTGGCGCGGGTGAACAACCCCAAGAACGAGTGGATGTTCGACGACGCGTGGGGTGTCGACGTGGCCGTGTCCACCCCACGGTTGATGACCGCTCTGGTCGAGGAAGCCGTCACCATCGGCGACCTGGTGCGGTTGTTCCAGTTCCAGCAGGGGCGCGCCACCATGGTGGAGATCACCGTCCCGGAGGACAGCCCGACGATCGGGCGCGCGGTCCGGGAGCTGAAACTCCCGGCCGACTCAGTCCTGGTCGGGATCATCCGCGACGAGCAACCGCTCGCGCCCAGTGACGACGACACCGTCGAGGCGCTGGATGAACTGCTCTTCCTGACCACCTCTGATGCCGAGTCAGAGCTGGGTGCGGTGCTGACCGGGCGCAGTCCGGAAACGATCCGGACGATCGAGTCGTTCTGA
- a CDS encoding potassium channel family protein, with amino-acid sequence MYFVIMGCGRVGSTLALALEQRGEQVAVIDQDESAFRRLGPTFEGRRVTGVGFDRETLVRAGIRDAYAFAAVSSGDNSNILAARVARETFDVDHVVARIYDPARAEIYQRLGIPTVATVKWTADQVLRRLVPQGAVQLHTDPSGSITLAEVPPDRSWIGSPLRLIERETSARVAYLTRLGEAMLPAADTVLQEGDLLQLLVETDRLAEVEAQLAATKPAD; translated from the coding sequence GTGTACTTCGTCATCATGGGATGTGGGCGGGTCGGCTCCACCCTCGCGCTCGCGTTGGAGCAGCGCGGTGAACAGGTCGCCGTCATCGACCAGGACGAGTCCGCGTTCCGCCGTCTTGGCCCGACGTTCGAGGGTCGGCGCGTCACCGGGGTGGGCTTCGACCGCGAGACGCTGGTCCGCGCCGGCATCCGGGACGCCTACGCGTTCGCTGCCGTGTCCTCGGGTGACAACTCCAACATTCTGGCCGCCCGCGTCGCCCGCGAAACCTTCGACGTGGACCACGTCGTGGCCCGGATCTACGACCCGGCCCGCGCCGAGATCTACCAGCGCCTGGGGATCCCGACCGTGGCAACCGTCAAATGGACCGCCGATCAGGTGCTGCGCCGCTTGGTGCCCCAGGGCGCCGTACAACTGCACACCGACCCCAGCGGCAGCATCACGCTCGCGGAGGTGCCACCGGACCGGTCGTGGATCGGGTCCCCGCTGCGCCTCATCGAGCGCGAGACCAGTGCCCGCGTCGCGTACCTCACCCGTCTCGGCGAGGCGATGCTGCCTGCCGCGGACACCGTCCTGCAAGAAGGCGACTTGCTGCAGTTGCTGGTCGAAACTGATCGTCTCGCCGAGGTGGAAGCTCAGTTGGCTGCCACCAAACCCGCTGACTGA
- a CDS encoding APC family permease → MSGTSRALKRVVVGRAMRSDRLGDTLLPKRLALPIFASDALSSVAYAPDEVLIVLGSAGGAFAFTHSWQITLGVIFVMAVVVASYRQNVHAYPSGGGDYEVATVNLGRRAGLGVASALLVDYVLTVAVSVSSGIQNASAALPFVRGKEVIFAVLVVVLLTAMNLRGVRESGAIFAVPVYLFMLGVFTLAVVGFVRKISDNLPQAESAQFTLGPQQGMDTLGQIAMLFLLLRAFSSGCAALTGVEAISNGVPAFRKPKSKNAATTLLMMGGIAIFMLASIVTLANWTGVQMQDPDHPGNLLLNGKPVENYHEDTVLAQLAKSVFSGFTPGLVFIAIITGVILMLAANTAFNGFPVLGSILARDGWLPRQLHTRGDRLAFSNGIIALAGMAIVLIVLYDAETTRLIQLYIVGVFVSFTLSQSGMIRHWNRHLRTETDPVRRRQMMRSRVINGVGAVMSGLVLIVVLLTKFLHGAGYAVAAMVVLFFLMSAINRHYERVGRELTLAEDDNEQLLPSRVHAIVLVSKLHKPTMRALAYARATRPSVLEAVTVNVDHAETEALQAEWEKRQIPVRLKIVASPYREISRPVIQYVKSIRRDSPRDVVMVYLPEYVLGKWWEQLLHNQSALRLKARLLFTPGVMVASVPWQLDSAQGHEERVYDGPAPGAVRQGR, encoded by the coding sequence GTGTCAGGAACCAGTCGGGCGCTCAAGCGTGTCGTGGTGGGCCGCGCCATGCGCAGCGACCGGCTCGGGGACACGCTGTTGCCCAAGCGGTTAGCGCTGCCGATCTTCGCCAGCGATGCCCTGTCATCGGTCGCGTACGCACCCGACGAAGTCCTCATCGTGTTGGGTAGCGCCGGCGGCGCCTTCGCCTTCACCCACTCATGGCAGATTACCCTCGGCGTGATCTTCGTCATGGCGGTGGTCGTGGCGTCCTACCGGCAGAACGTGCACGCCTACCCCTCCGGGGGTGGGGACTACGAGGTCGCCACCGTCAACCTGGGACGGCGCGCCGGTCTGGGCGTGGCGTCCGCACTGCTGGTCGACTACGTCCTCACGGTGGCGGTGTCGGTGTCCTCCGGTATCCAGAACGCCTCGGCTGCATTGCCCTTCGTGCGGGGCAAGGAAGTGATTTTCGCGGTCCTGGTCGTGGTGCTCCTGACGGCGATGAATCTGCGCGGCGTCCGTGAGTCCGGCGCCATCTTCGCGGTGCCGGTCTACCTGTTCATGCTCGGGGTCTTCACGCTGGCCGTCGTCGGCTTCGTCCGCAAGATCAGCGACAACCTGCCCCAGGCCGAAAGCGCCCAGTTCACCCTGGGTCCACAGCAAGGCATGGACACCCTTGGCCAGATCGCCATGCTCTTCTTGCTCTTACGGGCGTTCTCGTCCGGCTGTGCGGCCCTGACCGGTGTCGAGGCGATCTCCAACGGTGTGCCGGCCTTCCGCAAACCCAAGAGCAAGAACGCCGCGACCACGCTGCTGATGATGGGCGGCATCGCGATCTTCATGCTGGCCTCGATCGTGACCCTGGCCAACTGGACCGGCGTCCAGATGCAGGACCCGGATCACCCCGGAAACCTGCTCCTGAACGGCAAACCGGTGGAGAACTACCACGAGGACACCGTCCTGGCGCAGTTGGCCAAGTCGGTGTTCAGCGGTTTCACCCCGGGTTTGGTCTTTATCGCGATCATCACCGGCGTCATCCTGATGCTCGCCGCCAACACCGCCTTCAACGGCTTCCCGGTGCTCGGCTCGATCCTGGCCCGGGATGGCTGGCTACCGCGCCAGTTGCACACCCGCGGCGACCGGTTGGCCTTCTCCAACGGCATCATCGCCCTCGCCGGGATGGCCATCGTGCTGATCGTCCTCTACGACGCCGAGACCACCCGGCTGATCCAGCTGTACATCGTCGGCGTCTTCGTTTCCTTCACGCTCAGCCAGTCCGGCATGATCCGGCACTGGAATCGGCACCTGCGCACCGAGACCGACCCGGTGCGACGTCGGCAGATGATGCGCTCGCGGGTCATCAACGGCGTGGGCGCGGTCATGTCAGGTCTGGTGCTGATCGTCGTACTGCTCACCAAGTTCCTACACGGCGCCGGCTACGCCGTGGCGGCGATGGTGGTGCTGTTCTTCCTGATGAGCGCGATCAACCGGCATTACGAGCGGGTGGGCCGTGAGTTGACCCTGGCCGAGGACGACAACGAGCAGCTGCTGCCCTCGCGCGTGCACGCGATCGTGCTGGTGTCCAAGCTGCACAAGCCGACGATGCGAGCGTTGGCCTATGCCCGGGCGACCCGGCCCTCGGTGCTGGAGGCCGTCACCGTCAACGTCGATCACGCCGAGACCGAGGCCCTGCAGGCGGAATGGGAGAAGCGGCAGATTCCGGTGCGTCTGAAGATCGTCGCCTCGCCGTACCGGGAGATCAGCCGCCCGGTGATCCAGTACGTCAAGTCGATTCGGCGCGACAGCCCGCGCGATGTGGTCATGGTCTACTTGCCGGAATACGTGCTGGGTAAGTGGTGGGAACAGTTGCTGCACAACCAATCCGCGCTGCGACTCAAAGCGCGGTTGCTGTTCACCCCCGGTGTGATGGTGGCCAGTGTGCCGTGGCAGCTGGACTCCGCCCAGGGGCACGAGGAGCGGGTGTACGACGGTCCGGCACCGGGCGCCGTACGACAGGGTCGCTGA
- a CDS encoding class I SAM-dependent RNA methyltransferase, with amino-acid sequence MPGRRSSHRRPRSRQTRGTSLVGTQLTLEVGNVAHGGFCVARADGRVVFVRHTLPGEQVVATVTEGDTESRFLRADATQIVVASPERRSAPCPYAGPGLCGGCDWQHTSAAHGRVLKAQVVAEQLRRLAKLDVPVTVEPVPGDQDGLRWRTRVELAAAAPGRAGLRLGIRKNRSHEVLPVEDCLIAVPDVAATGIFTEVFDEGISGADVAVGTDETVVVELPNHDPVPSLRQEVLDRSFEVSARGFWQVHPGAAATFTSVVLEALEPQPGDHVLDLYCGVGLFTAFFAAAVGASGQVLGVEGDQRAVQDAQDNIPANASVVASDVEAFFESGQVESTLGAVDLLVLDPPRSGAGRAVMQAALARRPRRAAYVACDPAALARDLAYAAEHGYRLASLRAFDAFPMTHHVECIAILEPA; translated from the coding sequence GTGCCCGGCCGCCGCTCCTCTCATCGCCGCCCGCGCTCGCGGCAGACCCGTGGCACGTCCCTGGTCGGCACCCAACTGACCCTCGAGGTCGGCAACGTCGCGCACGGCGGGTTCTGTGTCGCCCGCGCGGACGGCCGGGTGGTCTTCGTCCGGCACACGTTGCCGGGGGAGCAGGTCGTCGCGACGGTGACCGAGGGGGACACCGAGTCGCGTTTCCTGCGGGCGGACGCGACCCAGATCGTGGTCGCCTCACCCGAACGTCGTTCTGCGCCTTGCCCGTACGCCGGTCCGGGACTGTGCGGGGGATGCGACTGGCAGCACACGTCGGCGGCGCACGGACGGGTCCTGAAGGCGCAGGTCGTGGCCGAGCAGTTGCGCCGGTTGGCGAAGCTGGACGTGCCGGTCACCGTGGAACCGGTGCCGGGGGATCAGGACGGGTTGCGTTGGCGCACCCGGGTGGAGCTGGCCGCGGCAGCGCCCGGGCGAGCAGGGCTTCGCCTCGGGATCCGCAAGAACCGCTCGCACGAGGTGCTGCCGGTCGAGGACTGCTTGATCGCGGTGCCGGACGTCGCTGCGACCGGGATCTTCACGGAGGTCTTCGACGAGGGCATCAGTGGGGCCGATGTCGCGGTCGGCACCGACGAGACGGTGGTCGTTGAACTGCCCAACCACGACCCGGTGCCCTCACTGCGGCAAGAGGTGTTGGACCGGTCCTTCGAGGTTTCGGCCCGCGGCTTCTGGCAGGTGCACCCGGGTGCGGCCGCGACCTTCACCTCGGTGGTGCTGGAGGCGCTGGAGCCGCAGCCGGGTGACCACGTGCTCGACTTGTACTGCGGCGTAGGGCTTTTCACCGCCTTCTTCGCGGCCGCTGTCGGTGCGTCCGGGCAGGTGCTCGGTGTCGAGGGTGATCAGCGGGCGGTGCAGGACGCGCAGGACAACATCCCGGCGAACGCCTCGGTCGTGGCCTCGGACGTCGAAGCCTTCTTCGAGTCGGGGCAGGTGGAAAGCACGCTGGGGGCAGTGGACCTGCTGGTGTTGGATCCGCCGCGATCGGGTGCGGGCCGGGCGGTCATGCAAGCGGCGCTGGCCCGCCGACCCCGGCGCGCGGCGTACGTCGCGTGTGATCCGGCCGCTTTGGCCCGCGACCTGGCCTACGCGGCCGAACACGGCTACCGGTTGGCGTCGCTGCGGGCGTTCGACGCGTTCCCGATGACCCACCACGTGGAGTGCATCGCGATCCTGGAACCCGCCTGA
- a CDS encoding SDR family oxidoreductase, producing the protein MRVLIVGGTGLLGQELLLQAMGQGHEVVGTFARWPGESWATWRHLDLRSQQDLTEVLADVRPEIIINAAYAGADWQVTALGAARLASHSHAAGARLVQVSSDALFAGRPAPYVETDDPSPITPYGAAKAAAEVAVASIDPGAIIARSSLIISSDGSSQPEQFVHELASGSAGFLFTDEFRCPVHVADLASALVELAVSDRRGIHHVGGADAVSRLELGQLIATRDGLDPAGLPSRTQGMEQWRPRDVRLDSTATQAVLTTRLRGAREFLRTR; encoded by the coding sequence ATGCGGGTGCTGATCGTCGGTGGGACCGGTCTGCTGGGTCAGGAGTTGCTCCTGCAGGCGATGGGGCAAGGCCATGAGGTCGTTGGCACCTTCGCCCGATGGCCCGGCGAATCCTGGGCCACCTGGCGGCATCTGGACCTGCGGTCGCAGCAGGACCTCACCGAGGTACTGGCTGACGTGCGGCCCGAGATCATCATCAACGCGGCGTACGCCGGGGCGGACTGGCAGGTCACCGCGCTGGGCGCGGCGCGGCTCGCCAGCCACTCTCACGCTGCGGGCGCCCGCCTGGTGCAGGTCAGCTCGGATGCGCTGTTCGCCGGGCGCCCCGCCCCCTACGTCGAGACCGACGATCCGTCTCCCATTACCCCGTACGGCGCGGCGAAGGCAGCCGCCGAAGTCGCCGTCGCGTCGATCGACCCCGGCGCGATCATCGCCCGCTCATCGTTGATCATCAGCTCCGACGGTTCATCGCAGCCGGAGCAGTTCGTGCACGAGCTGGCTTCTGGCAGCGCAGGATTCCTGTTCACCGACGAATTCCGCTGCCCGGTGCACGTGGCCGATCTGGCGTCCGCGTTGGTGGAACTGGCGGTCAGCGATCGCCGCGGCATCCATCACGTCGGTGGTGCTGATGCGGTGTCCCGGCTGGAACTGGGTCAGCTCATTGCGACTCGTGACGGGCTGGATCCCGCAGGTCTGCCGTCGCGGACCCAGGGCATGGAGCAGTGGCGACCACGCGACGTACGTCTGGACAGCACCGCCACCCAAGCGGTGCTCACCACCCGACTGCGGGGAGCGCGTGAGTTCCTGCGAACTCGCTAA
- the acnA gene encoding aconitate hydratase AcnA produces the protein MSSDSFGAKGTLEVGDSSYEIYRINTVEGSATLPFSLKVLLENLLRTEDGANVTKEQISALGSWDENAQPDTEIQFTPARVIMQDFTGVPCVVDLATMREAVVDLGGDATKINPLAPAEMVIDHSVIIDVFGRPDAFEKNVEIEYGRNRERYQFLRWGQTAFDDFKVVPPGTGIVHQVNIEHLARTVMTRDGKAYPDSCVGTDSHTTMVNGIGVLGWGVGGIEAEAAMLGQPVSMLIPRVVGFKLSGKIPAGVTATDVVLTITQMLRQHGVVGKFVEFYGEGVASVPLANRATIGNMSPEFGSTCAIFPIDEVTLDYLRLTGRSEEQVALVEAYTKEQGLWHDPSHEPRFSEYLELDLSTVVPSIAGPKRPQDRIVLAESKQQFALDVKNYGVEGNYREVPVTDASGNSFGLKDGAVVIASITSCTNTSNPSVMMAAALLAKNAVDKGLTSKPWVKTSMAPGSQVVTGYYEKAGLWPYLEKLGFYLVGYGCTTCIGNSGPLNEEISAAINENDLTVTSVLSGNRNFEGRINPDVKMNYLASPPLVIAYALAGTMDFDFDTDPLGQDAAGNDIFLKDIWPDPAQVESTIAASMDRDMFIKDYADVFAGDERWQSLPTPEGNTFEWAEDSTYVRKPPYFEGMAHTPSPVSDISGARVLAKLGDSVTTDHISPAGSIKADSPAGKYLTEHGVERKDFNSYGSRRGNHEVMVRGTFANIRLRNQLLDDVEGGYTRDFTVEGAPQAFIYDAAENYAKAGTPLVVLGGKEYGSGSSRDWAAKGTRLLGVKAVITESFERIHRSNLIGMGVLPLQFPAGQNADSLGLDGTETFDITGVTALNEGTTPKTVHVTATKTDGSKVEFDAVVRIDTPGEADYYRNDGILQYVLRSLVN, from the coding sequence GTGAGCAGCGACAGCTTTGGTGCCAAGGGCACGCTCGAGGTAGGGGACAGCTCCTACGAGATCTACCGGATCAACACCGTCGAGGGGAGTGCGACGCTGCCGTTCAGCCTCAAGGTGCTGTTGGAGAACCTGCTGCGGACCGAGGACGGCGCCAACGTCACCAAGGAGCAGATCAGCGCCCTGGGTAGCTGGGATGAGAACGCCCAGCCCGACACCGAGATCCAGTTCACCCCGGCCCGCGTGATCATGCAGGACTTCACCGGTGTGCCGTGTGTCGTGGACCTGGCCACCATGCGCGAGGCCGTCGTCGACCTGGGCGGTGACGCCACCAAGATCAACCCGCTGGCTCCCGCCGAGATGGTCATCGACCACTCCGTCATCATCGATGTGTTCGGCCGCCCGGATGCCTTCGAGAAGAACGTCGAGATCGAGTACGGCCGCAACCGCGAGCGCTACCAGTTCCTGCGCTGGGGCCAGACCGCGTTCGACGACTTCAAGGTCGTCCCCCCGGGCACCGGTATCGTGCACCAGGTCAACATCGAGCACCTTGCCCGCACGGTCATGACCCGTGACGGCAAGGCCTACCCCGACTCCTGCGTCGGCACCGACAGCCACACCACCATGGTCAACGGCATCGGCGTCCTCGGCTGGGGCGTCGGCGGTATCGAGGCCGAGGCCGCGATGCTCGGCCAGCCGGTCTCGATGCTCATCCCGCGCGTGGTCGGCTTCAAGCTGAGCGGCAAGATCCCCGCCGGTGTGACCGCGACCGACGTCGTGCTCACCATCACCCAGATGCTGCGGCAGCACGGTGTGGTCGGCAAGTTCGTGGAGTTCTACGGCGAAGGCGTCGCCTCGGTGCCGCTGGCCAACCGCGCCACCATCGGCAACATGAGCCCCGAATTCGGTTCCACCTGTGCGATTTTCCCGATCGACGAGGTCACGCTGGACTACCTGCGCCTGACCGGTCGCTCCGAGGAGCAGGTCGCCCTCGTTGAGGCCTACACCAAGGAACAGGGCCTGTGGCACGACCCGTCGCACGAGCCGCGCTTCTCTGAGTACCTGGAACTGGACCTGTCGACGGTCGTGCCGTCGATCGCCGGCCCGAAGCGCCCGCAGGACCGGATCGTGCTGGCCGAGTCCAAGCAGCAGTTCGCGCTCGACGTGAAGAACTACGGGGTCGAGGGCAACTACCGCGAGGTGCCGGTCACCGACGCCAGCGGAAACTCCTTCGGGCTCAAGGACGGTGCGGTCGTGATCGCCTCGATCACCTCCTGCACCAACACCTCCAACCCGTCGGTGATGATGGCCGCTGCGCTGCTGGCTAAGAACGCCGTCGACAAGGGCCTGACCTCCAAGCCGTGGGTGAAGACCTCCATGGCGCCGGGTTCGCAGGTCGTCACCGGTTACTACGAGAAGGCCGGTCTGTGGCCCTACCTGGAGAAGCTCGGCTTCTACCTGGTCGGTTATGGCTGTACGACGTGTATCGGCAACTCCGGTCCGCTGAACGAGGAGATCTCGGCGGCCATCAACGAGAACGACCTGACCGTCACCTCGGTGCTGTCCGGTAACCGTAACTTCGAGGGCCGCATCAACCCCGACGTGAAGATGAACTATCTGGCCTCGCCGCCGCTGGTCATCGCCTACGCGCTCGCGGGCACGATGGACTTCGACTTCGACACCGACCCGCTGGGTCAGGACGCCGCAGGCAACGACATCTTCCTGAAGGACATCTGGCCGGACCCGGCGCAGGTCGAGTCCACCATCGCCGCGTCCATGGACCGCGACATGTTCATCAAGGACTACGCCGACGTCTTCGCCGGTGACGAGCGCTGGCAGTCGCTGCCCACCCCCGAAGGCAACACCTTCGAGTGGGCTGAGGACTCGACGTACGTGCGTAAGCCCCCGTACTTCGAGGGTATGGCGCACACGCCGAGCCCGGTCAGCGACATCTCGGGTGCCCGCGTGCTGGCCAAGCTGGGTGACTCGGTGACCACCGACCACATCAGCCCGGCCGGTTCGATCAAGGCCGACAGCCCGGCCGGCAAGTACCTCACCGAGCACGGCGTCGAGCGCAAGGACTTCAACTCCTACGGCTCGCGGCGCGGTAACCACGAGGTCATGGTGCGCGGCACCTTCGCCAACATCCGGCTGCGCAACCAGCTGCTGGACGACGTCGAGGGCGGCTACACCCGCGACTTCACCGTCGAGGGCGCGCCGCAGGCGTTCATCTACGACGCCGCGGAGAACTACGCCAAGGCCGGCACCCCGCTGGTCGTGCTGGGTGGCAAGGAGTACGGCTCCGGGTCTTCGCGTGACTGGGCCGCCAAGGGCACCCGGCTGCTGGGTGTGAAGGCGGTCATCACCGAGTCGTTCGAGCGCATCCACCGCTCCAACCTGATCGGGATGGGTGTGCTGCCGCTGCAGTTCCCGGCCGGTCAGAACGCCGACTCGCTCGGCCTGGACGGCACCGAGACCTTCGACATCACCGGCGTGACCGCGCTGAACGAAGGGACGACGCCCAAGACCGTGCACGTCACCGCCACCAAGACCGACGGCTCGAAGGTCGAGTTCGACGCGGTGGTCCGGATCGACACCCCCGGTGAGGCCGACTACTACCGCAACGACGGCATCCTGCAGTACGTGCTGCGTTCGCTGGTGAACTGA
- a CDS encoding GNAT family N-acetyltransferase, producing MSQPWPKDVAGLTLRYPSAAEIEDLLAFRNLEPVNEWMLRTHVEPTAFRGEWSAVATSDTDFSCAAILDGEVVGMGFLELTNGMGQPGWPQATEASIGYIVRPERAGRGVATAIARGLLDAAFVDLGLRRVTAGCFADNLASVRVLEKAGMRREQHGVQDSWHHALGWIDGYTYAALATDRPDWRVAPSPTSGRP from the coding sequence ATGTCGCAACCCTGGCCCAAGGACGTCGCTGGACTGACCTTGCGTTACCCCAGTGCAGCGGAAATCGAGGATCTGCTCGCGTTCCGCAACCTGGAGCCGGTGAACGAGTGGATGCTTCGCACTCACGTCGAGCCAACGGCCTTCCGCGGCGAATGGAGCGCAGTGGCCACCAGCGACACCGACTTCTCCTGTGCTGCAATCCTCGACGGCGAGGTGGTCGGGATGGGATTCCTCGAGTTGACCAATGGGATGGGCCAGCCCGGGTGGCCTCAAGCGACCGAGGCCAGCATCGGCTACATCGTGCGACCCGAGCGTGCGGGCCGGGGTGTCGCAACCGCGATCGCGCGCGGGCTGCTGGACGCCGCCTTCGTCGACCTGGGTCTGCGCCGGGTCACTGCCGGGTGTTTCGCCGACAACCTCGCATCTGTACGGGTCTTGGAAAAGGCCGGGATGCGTCGCGAGCAGCACGGCGTCCAGGATTCGTGGCACCACGCACTGGGTTGGATCGACGGATACACCTACGCTGCGCTGGCCACCGACCGCCCTGACTGGCGCGTCGCGCCCTCGCCGACGTCGGGTAGGCCATAG
- a CDS encoding C39 family peptidase → MPASSSRQSVRSSVAPVALPRLSRRQLVIGGGAMAAGGLLLAGPSSAASATTRAVTGRDQKIANHHFRAPFDFLRGSRDGVLPSAAGLRLLHPTKQRKYADLAAGSKTVTYDYGSWTSPWLSQGFGLTELISSWNAETPNGTWIESQVRGVDETGATSDWFVLGRWCSNDLADGGAISRTSVDGQGTDIATVWTDTLHLYDDHTFGKVQLRILLMRRAGTHLTPTVRFFGAVASNLPDDVPATSSFGLRRGVALPVPTYSQELHEGQYPQWDNGGEAWCSPTSTSMVVAYWHKGPSAKDLAWVEPKVDPQVAYAARNTYDAAYEGCGNWPFNTAYAGRYGLEGYVTRLRNLREAEPFIRAGIPLITSVAFEPGELDGAGYSTDGHLIVLAGFTDTGDVVVNDPASHLIKSDDAVRTTYRRDQYEKVWLAASGGTAYVIHPTWLRPRR, encoded by the coding sequence GTGCCTGCTTCATCGTCCCGTCAGTCCGTCCGCAGCAGCGTTGCTCCGGTAGCTCTTCCGCGTCTCAGCCGCCGGCAGCTGGTGATCGGCGGTGGTGCCATGGCTGCCGGCGGCCTGCTGCTCGCCGGGCCGTCCAGCGCCGCATCCGCCACGACCCGGGCCGTCACCGGCAGGGATCAGAAGATTGCCAACCACCACTTCCGGGCGCCCTTCGACTTCCTGCGGGGCAGCCGCGACGGTGTACTGCCCTCGGCCGCCGGGTTGCGTCTGTTGCACCCCACCAAGCAACGCAAGTACGCCGACCTGGCGGCAGGCAGCAAAACTGTCACCTACGACTACGGTTCCTGGACCTCGCCGTGGCTCAGCCAGGGATTCGGGCTCACCGAGTTGATCAGTTCGTGGAACGCCGAGACCCCGAACGGCACCTGGATCGAGTCGCAGGTGCGTGGCGTCGACGAGACCGGCGCGACGTCCGATTGGTTCGTGCTCGGCCGCTGGTGCAGCAACGACCTGGCCGATGGTGGTGCGATCAGCCGCACGTCCGTTGACGGGCAGGGCACCGACATCGCGACCGTGTGGACCGACACCCTGCACCTGTACGACGACCACACCTTCGGCAAGGTGCAGTTGCGAATCCTGTTGATGCGCAGGGCTGGAACGCACCTGACCCCCACCGTCCGCTTCTTCGGCGCCGTGGCCTCGAACCTGCCGGACGACGTACCGGCCACCAGTTCGTTCGGCCTGCGTAGGGGCGTTGCCCTGCCGGTGCCGACCTATTCCCAGGAGCTGCACGAGGGTCAGTATCCGCAGTGGGACAACGGGGGAGAGGCGTGGTGTTCCCCGACCTCGACGTCCATGGTGGTTGCTTATTGGCATAAGGGCCCGAGCGCTAAGGATCTTGCCTGGGTGGAGCCCAAAGTGGACCCCCAGGTGGCGTACGCCGCGCGCAACACCTACGACGCGGCGTACGAAGGATGCGGCAACTGGCCCTTCAACACGGCGTACGCCGGCCGGTACGGCTTGGAGGGGTACGTCACCCGGCTGCGCAACCTACGCGAAGCCGAACCCTTCATCCGGGCAGGCATTCCGTTGATCACCTCGGTCGCGTTCGAGCCGGGGGAGTTGGACGGTGCCGGTTACAGCACCGACGGGCACCTGATCGTGCTGGCCGGATTCACCGACACGGGCGACGTGGTGGTCAACGACCCGGCCAGCCATCTGATCAAGTCCGACGACGCCGTGCGCACGACCTACCGTCGCGACCAGTACGAGAAGGTCTGGCTCGCCGCCAGCGGTGGAACGGCGTACGTCATTCACCCGACGTGGCTGCGCCCGCGACGGTGA
- a CDS encoding GntR family transcriptional regulator gives MLITLDPTSDVPMYVQIRDQIIVAIARRRLRAGEALASVRQLSASFGISPATVVKAYDDLRADGYLRTAAKSGSVIAVDPETPADIDDPAIELRWRADLETVIARAYARGMPADRIRRIVAEVLADLERN, from the coding sequence GTGCTGATCACTCTGGACCCCACGAGCGACGTCCCGATGTACGTGCAGATCCGGGATCAGATCATCGTGGCCATCGCTCGGCGCAGATTACGCGCCGGCGAAGCGCTCGCGTCGGTGCGCCAACTGAGTGCCAGTTTCGGGATCAGTCCGGCGACCGTTGTCAAGGCGTACGACGACCTGCGCGCCGACGGCTACCTGCGGACTGCAGCAAAGTCCGGCTCGGTGATTGCCGTGGACCCGGAAACCCCTGCGGACATTGACGATCCGGCGATCGAGCTGCGCTGGCGTGCCGACCTCGAGACGGTCATCGCCCGTGCCTATGCGCGAGGGATGCCGGCCGACCGGATCCGTCGGATCGTTGCCGAGGTCCTGGCTGACCTGGAGAGGAACTGA